In the genome of Deinococcus sp. YIM 77859, one region contains:
- the cas6 gene encoding CRISPR system precrRNA processing endoribonuclease RAMP protein Cas6: MLPLDLSFAVLRVTLRALEPVHLPPFPGSKLEGAFGRALYRLACTQPQRETCQGCPLQTICPYGLSYAPRLPEGMQVSSLGTPPRPIIFRVAYGEEQWLDAGETLTFGLVVVGHAVTQLPYLLAALREVGREGLGRTRGRLELEEVRSVQPYTGEEVTLLRGADVGVNLSPLLLRAGELPPVLGERLRLHLRSPLHIKAGGQMAGHLHFPVLLRALQRRMGNLEQIHGGATSRGADFTRLPLLARDVETVRQDLRLVSQLRKGSRPQQKTNMEGLVGTVEYRGDFTPFASLLRSGEQLGVGKWAHFGAGLYDLEAAG, from the coding sequence ATGCTCCCCCTTGACCTCTCCTTCGCCGTCCTGCGCGTGACCCTGCGGGCGCTGGAACCGGTGCATCTGCCGCCCTTTCCCGGCTCCAAGCTGGAGGGTGCGTTCGGGCGGGCGCTCTACCGGCTGGCCTGTACACAGCCGCAGCGCGAGACGTGTCAGGGGTGCCCCCTCCAGACCATCTGCCCCTACGGCCTGAGCTATGCGCCCCGGCTGCCGGAGGGAATGCAAGTGTCGTCGCTGGGCACGCCGCCGCGCCCCATCATTTTCCGGGTGGCGTACGGCGAGGAACAGTGGCTGGACGCGGGGGAGACGCTGACTTTCGGGCTGGTGGTGGTGGGCCATGCGGTCACGCAACTGCCGTACCTGCTGGCAGCCCTGCGCGAAGTGGGCCGGGAGGGGCTGGGGCGCACGCGGGGGCGGCTAGAACTGGAGGAGGTGCGGAGCGTGCAGCCTTATACGGGAGAGGAGGTCACGCTGCTGCGGGGCGCAGACGTGGGGGTAAACCTCTCGCCCCTCCTGCTGCGGGCCGGGGAATTGCCGCCCGTCCTGGGGGAAAGACTGCGTCTGCATCTGCGTTCGCCGCTGCACATCAAGGCGGGCGGGCAGATGGCGGGACACCTCCATTTTCCCGTCCTGCTCAGAGCCTTGCAGCGGCGGATGGGCAACCTGGAGCAGATTCATGGTGGCGCGACCAGCCGGGGGGCCGACTTCACGCGGCTGCCGCTGCTGGCCCGTGACGTGGAAACCGTCCGGCAGGACCTCCGCCTTGTCTCGCAACTCCGCAAGGGCAGCCGCCCACAGCAGAAAACGAATATGGAGGGCCTGGTGGGCACCGTGGAGTACCGGGGTGATTTCACACCCTTCGCCTCCCTGCTGCGCTCCGGTGAGCAGCTTGGTGTGGGCAAATGGGCTCATTTCGGCGCGGGCCTGTACGACCTGGAGGCCGCGGGATGA
- the cas7i gene encoding type I-B CRISPR-associated protein Cas7/Cst2/DevR: protein MAFLSGFLLIDAPASALNNAKDAQDAQYDNEVGVKLIRVGRDSYPYVSAQAFRYWLRDTLSQNPDWLAHTAPVFREAKVAYTDANPIKYWDDDLFGYMRAEGKKSSAKDSRTGDAGRASATETVQSITRTSPFRVGTLVSLAPTSIVKDFGTMSRTGPNMQEGDPVPHSHQFYRAVFKGQLSLDLGRVGLFTYTGKAGNQNLDDVRRGQAAAEGLEHLPEQKVYRLSREQRIQRIAPLIRALAELRGGAKQALHYTDVTPAAVLLVVTKGGNNPLQYVVGASEQGQPRVNVDALKETVRAWRDTFLSPVYVGWTAGFHDTEREKLRTALEELRAEGVDFVLEHPRTVLGRVADDLSGDAGTQWLD from the coding sequence ATGGCTTTCCTGAGCGGCTTTCTTCTGATTGACGCACCCGCTTCCGCGCTGAACAATGCCAAAGACGCACAGGACGCGCAGTACGACAATGAGGTGGGGGTGAAGCTCATCCGGGTGGGGCGAGACAGTTACCCCTATGTATCAGCGCAGGCGTTCCGCTACTGGCTGCGCGACACGTTGAGCCAGAACCCCGACTGGCTGGCCCACACCGCGCCCGTGTTCCGTGAGGCGAAGGTGGCCTATACCGACGCGAACCCCATCAAATACTGGGATGACGACCTGTTCGGCTACATGCGGGCCGAGGGGAAGAAGAGCAGCGCGAAGGACAGCCGTACAGGCGACGCGGGCCGGGCCAGCGCCACCGAAACCGTGCAGAGCATCACCCGCACCTCGCCCTTTCGCGTCGGGACGCTCGTTTCCCTCGCGCCCACCAGCATCGTCAAGGACTTCGGCACCATGAGCCGCACCGGGCCGAACATGCAGGAAGGCGATCCGGTGCCGCACTCTCACCAGTTCTACCGCGCCGTGTTTAAGGGGCAACTCAGCCTTGACCTGGGCCGCGTCGGGCTGTTCACCTACACGGGCAAGGCGGGCAATCAGAACCTAGACGACGTGCGCCGTGGACAGGCGGCTGCCGAGGGGCTGGAGCATCTGCCGGAGCAAAAGGTCTACCGCCTGAGCCGTGAACAACGCATCCAGCGCATTGCCCCCTTGATTCGCGCTCTGGCGGAACTGCGCGGCGGCGCGAAACAGGCGCTCCACTACACCGACGTGACACCCGCCGCCGTGCTGTTGGTGGTCACGAAGGGCGGCAACAATCCCTTGCAGTACGTCGTGGGTGCGAGCGAACAGGGCCAGCCCCGCGTGAACGTGGACGCGCTGAAGGAGACGGTGCGGGCGTGGCGCGATACGTTCCTCAGCCCGGTGTATGTCGGCTGGACCGCGGGCTTTCACGATACCGAGCGCGAAAAGCTCCGGACGGCGCTGGAAGAGCTGAGGGCGGAGGGCGTGGACTTCGTGCTGGAGCATCCCCGGACGGTGCTGGGCCGCGTGGCGGACGACCTAAGCGGCGACGCTGGCACACAATGGTTGGACTGA
- the cas5b gene encoding type I-B CRISPR-associated protein Cas5b: MRVLKVELEGVTTSFRYPHILIGRQPSYPLPPPATIYGHIASTLGEYPAPDSFRFAYTFTHQGSVDDYEHTWLIERDGRKAKKGQPEPNIVAGLSPTVREMLFRPRLTLYLDRPDWYNAFRTPAFPVLLGRSQDLAAYTRVEIVELEERTAGYFDHTLLPFDPWRPRVGLGHGLLMPRHVDPQDRQRVTWARYVALTNRAFLPLPGESGREPQLVRGMPQDFRVWVDPGTEERRGRQRALEWLSVNPGEGEALHVPA, encoded by the coding sequence ATGCGAGTCCTGAAAGTTGAACTGGAGGGGGTGACGACCTCCTTCCGCTACCCCCACATCCTGATTGGGCGGCAGCCGAGCTACCCGCTTCCGCCGCCCGCTACCATCTATGGGCACATTGCCAGCACACTGGGCGAGTACCCGGCACCGGACAGCTTCCGCTTTGCCTACACCTTCACACATCAAGGCAGTGTGGACGATTACGAACACACCTGGTTGATCGAACGCGATGGACGCAAGGCGAAAAAGGGCCAGCCTGAGCCGAACATCGTGGCGGGCCTGAGCCCCACCGTCCGCGAGATGCTGTTTCGGCCGCGCCTGACACTGTATCTGGACAGGCCCGACTGGTACAACGCCTTTCGCACCCCCGCTTTTCCCGTGTTGCTGGGGCGTTCGCAGGATTTAGCAGCGTACACGCGGGTAGAAATCGTGGAGTTGGAGGAGCGCACGGCGGGTTACTTCGACCACACGTTGCTGCCGTTCGACCCCTGGCGGCCCCGCGTGGGGCTGGGGCACGGGCTGCTCATGCCGCGCCATGTTGACCCACAAGACCGCCAGCGCGTGACCTGGGCGCGGTATGTGGCGCTGACGAATCGGGCTTTTCTGCCTCTTCCGGGCGAGTCAGGGCGGGAGCCGCAGCTTGTTCGCGGCATGCCGCAGGACTTCCGCGTCTGGGTTGACCCTGGCACCGAGGAACGCCGGGGCCGTCAGCGGGCGCTGGAATGGCTCAGCGTGAATCCGGGGGAGGGTGAGGCGCTGCATGTTCCAGCCTGA